From one Culex quinquefasciatus strain JHB chromosome 3, VPISU_Cqui_1.0_pri_paternal, whole genome shotgun sequence genomic stretch:
- the LOC6054084 gene encoding uncharacterized protein LOC6054084 yields the protein MSKRPAKKRAKTPKLSPEEQLELLQKEADTKWSTDQVAQLERDQADVRQYNQRRVVLVETIKFFRKLDKAAAEAHRKQSRSDDWQHYLSCEKLPNPASAAELREFLYRWQYELDQHRRDRTSWTLAVDERSPLTQDDQLPVQTRSKLGAKNADIGAQYLAGLGHALRILALIDDSTPRDLLPEREVVTVRDEIRATMATVLDEITDRVGGNIWRDMTPLDAITAEFGFASDIVSCYLWSFRHVPLPPEYNYLVKTLQMTPLGLELAKPVSFDLRDALMRGLWTGYDHLSDLEPTFRCGCLEPVPDLLASQEIEWADRQNLRVKRLTEMRETRAGFEAAQRQKELEEAELAKSSGGAAGGGKSAAAAKKESGGKAKAKKKTSGGKKGKKKGQEKPALEIAPPVVTDETTVDIDGDFVQQEMQLYLQKMEQIGPDSLSLAGEEHVNLRRFRITGGTFSVSRFQKLPQPTELSSDFIYTTLPADLQLTEMQFVAETSEDFIKITVKLPTFCFWWHEPVVCRWEAWEESQEFEGLRQELKDFHLNYDQNQHEKAKLLFGAPKLPKNTNKPTIIPDFYINDIPADIKLHFLIVDHILPRLPQNFKFHAELHKMFQRIQANFELEQRLKIEERLNELLYPKFLVMQAADESSLKLVSHSRELLRIPSTADVPEGSESVASFGGHLVSPTIETPVQSLLQELAMAQTCPNYLFPPESTIPMLVLTERKGLEPAELDIDEMLTELQVAASSDDEFRAETVYKLFSSFLKLLDRLREQEQPLFVEPAESEELVLEGEAGTTLGASRRSKSHVHPSDAELAKRLSRASSRQSSFLLALNQRRQQQQQASQGAATKKRRKRRKSTTLTVSEAPTDDERELKPEEEQPTELKLIPHAPGRWSTRLVHRQEYDPDGKVVTFWVSKLGSFGFAMQKSFNFPFKEWDMRRTGKVADLTTTITLNCPGITVSISVTLAGYRLAFENAPQNITPPAEFLSLDQLEKYLTRINLNLFPEPDAPFYVSGMATPKHDSLELHTLKCLAGFCLTHNFSRSFWNNFAPHREVVFRARQLIEGRQEPDFVTVMANPLKAATVTVEESCSPLDQVLLAYQPVPENQPYNPDVYHLLKDSLEEPSRKLLLKTPPLLQWNVAQLLLKLRLLSYS from the exons ATGAGCAAACGTCCAGCAAAG AAACGCGCCAAAACGCCAAAACTATCTCCAGAAGAGCAGCT CGAACTCCTTCAAAAGGAAGCCGACACCAAATGGAGCACGGACCAGGTGGCTCAGCTGGAGCGGGACCAGGCCGACGTCCGCCAGTACAATCAACGCCGGGTGGTTCTGGTGGAAACGATTAAATTCTTCCGAA AGTTGGACAAGGCGGCCGCGGAAGCCCACCGGAAGCAATCCCGGTCCGACGACTGGCAGCACTATTTGTCGTGCGAAAAGCTGCCCAATCCGGCAAGTGCCGCCGAGCTGCGGGAGTTTTTGTACCGCTGGCAGTACGAGCTGGACCAGCACCGCCGGGACCGAACAAGCTGGACGTTGGCCGTGGACGAGCGCAGTCCGCTGACGCAGGACGACCAGCTTCCGGTGCAAACGCGGTCCAAGCTGGGCGCAAAAAATGCCGACATCGGCGCCCAGTATCTGGCCGGACTTGGACATGCGTTGCGGATTTTGGCCCTCATCGACGATTCCACGCCGCGGGATTTGCTGCCGGAGCGGGAGGTGGTCACGGTGCGGGACGAAATCCGGGCCACGATGGCGACCGTGCTGGACGAAATAACGGACCGGGTTGGGGGGAACATTTGGCGCGATATGAC ACCGTTGGATGCCATCACGGCCGAGTTTGGGTTCGCTTCCGACATTGTGAGCTGCTATTTGTGGAGCTTTCGGCATGTTCCGTTGCCGCCGGAATA TAATTACCTCGTAAAAACGCTCCAAATGACCCCACTCGGGCTGGAACTGGCCAAACCCGTTTCGTTTGATCTGCGTGATGCTTTGATGCGCGGCCTGTGGACCGGCTATGACCATCTGTCCGATCTGGAGCCCACGTTCCGGTGCGGGTGCCTCGAGCCGGTGCCGGACCTGCTGGCCTCGCAGGAAATTGAATGGGCCGATAGGCAGAACCTGCGGGTGAAACGGCTGACCGAGATGAGGGAGACTCGGGCGGGCTTTGAAGCCGCACAACGCCAAAAAGAGCTCGAAGAGGCGGAGTTGGCCAAAAGTTCGGGTGGTGCCGCTGGGGGTGGTAAGAGTGCCGCAGCCGCCAAGAAGGAGAGTGGTGGCAAGGCCAAGGCAAAAAAGAAGACATCGGGTGGCAAGAAGGGCAAGAAGAAGGGCCAGGAAAAGCCAGCGCTGGAAATTGCCCCGCCGGTCGTAACAGATGAGACCACGGTGGACATTGATGGGGATTTCGTGCAGCAGGAGATGCAGCTGTACCTTCAAAAGATGGAACAAATTGGGCCCGATTCGTTGAGTCTGGCCGGCGAGGAGCATGTAAATTTGCGCAGATTCCGTATTACCGGAGGCACCTTTTCCGTAAGCCGCTTCCAAAAGCTTCCCCAACCAACCGAGCTGAGCAGTGACTTTATCTACACCACCTTGCCGGCGGATCTCCAATTAACCGAGATGCAGTTCGTGGCCGAAACGAGCGaagatttcattaaaattacagTCAAACTTCCCACGTTCTGCTTTTGGTGGCATGAACCCGTGGTTTGCCGGTGGGAAGCTTGGGAGGAGAGTCAGGAGTTTGAAGGCTTACGACAAGAGCTTAAAGATTTCCACCTTAATTACGACCAAAATCAGCACGAAAAGGCCAAACTCCTGTTTGGAGCTCCGAAGCTGCCCAAAAACACCAACAAACCGACCATCATTCCGGACTTTTACATCAACGATATCCCGGCGGACATTAAGTTGCACTTTCTCATTGTGGACCACATTTTGCCACGGTTGCCgcaaaattttaagtttcatGCCGAGCTGCACAAGATGTTCCAGAGGATTCAAGCGAATTTTGAGCTCGAGCAGCggcttaaaattgaagaaaggtTGAACGAACTGCTGTACCCGAAGTTTTTGGTCATGCAAGCAGCTGATGAGAGTTCCCTCAAG CTTGTGTCTCACAGCCGCGAACTTCTCCGTATACCCAGCACCGCCGACGTTCCCGAAGGCTCGGAAAGCGTAGCCAGCTTTGGCGGCCATCTCGTCAGCCCAACCATCGAAACGCCCGTCCAATCGCTGCTCCAAGAACTGGCAATGGCCCAAACCTGCCCAAACTATCTGTTCCCACCGGAGAGCACCATCCCGATGCTGGTGCTCACCGAACGGAAAGGGCTCGAACCGGCCGAGCTGGACATTGACGAGATGCTGACGGAACTGCAAGTGGCGGCCAGCTCGGACGACGAGTTCCGGGCCGAAACGGTGTACAAATTGTTTTCTTCGTTTCTCAAACTGCTGGACCGTCTGCGGGAACAGGAGCAACCGCTCTTTGTGGAACCAGCCGAGTCGGAGGAACTCGTACTGGAAGGGGAAGCAGGCACCACCTTAGGAGCTTCACGACGTTCCAAGAGTCACGTCCACCCGTCGGATGCCGAGCTGGCGAAGCGGCTTTCAAGGGCTTCGTCCCGGCAGTCCTCTTTCCTGCTGGCACTAAACCAGCgacgccagcagcagcagcaagcttCGCAGGGGGCAGCGACCAAAAAGCGCCGCAAGCGCCGAAAATCCACGACCTTGACCGTTTCGGAGGCTCCCACCGATGACGAGCGGGAACTCAAGCCCGAGGAAGAGCAACCAACCGAGCTGAAGCTGATTCCGCATGCCCCGGGACGATGGTCGACCAGGCTGGTGCACAGGCAAGAGTACGATCCGGACGGGAAGGTGGTCACCTTTTGGGTGTCCAAGCTTGGCAGCTTTGGGTTTGCGATGCAGAAGAGCTTTAATTTTCCGTTCAAGGAGTGGGACATGAGGAGGACTGGGAAAGt AGCCGACCTCACCACCACTATAACCCTCAACTGCCCGGGAATCACGGTGTCCATCAGCGTTACCTTGGCCGGCTATCGACTTGCTTTCGAGAACGCCCCCCAGAACATCACTCCCCCAGCCGAATTCCTCTCGCTGGACCAGCTTGAAAAGTACCTGACCCGCATCAATCTCAACCTCTTCCCCGAGCCGGACGCTCCGTTCTACGTGTCCGGAATGGCCACCCCCAAGCACGATTCGCTGGAACTGCACACCCTCAAGTGTCTGGCCGGGTTCTGCCTGACGCACAACTTTAGCCGCagtttttggaacaattttGCCCCCCATCGGGAAGTCGTGTTCCGGGCGCGGCAGCTGATTGAGGGCCGCCAGGAACCGGACTTTGTAACGGTGATGGCAAATCCGCTCAAAGCGGCAACCGTCACCGTGGAGGAGAGCTGCTCACCGCTGGACCAGGTGCTGCTGGCGTACCAACCGGTGCCGGAGAATCAACCG TACAACCCGGATGTGTACCACCTGCTGAAGGACAGCCTGGAGGAGCCGTCCCGTAAGTTGCTGCTCAAAACGCCACCACTTCTGCAGTGGAACGTGGCCCAGCTGCTGCTCAAGCTGCGACTGCTGAGCTACTCCTGA